The DNA window CGAGATCCATTGTTTTGCCTGCATGAAATTTccaaggagaaaagaaacaggatAAATCAAAAACACAGTGGAAAAAAGTGCAAATGAATTGTTTtcagacaaataataataattaaaaacagtaagaacAGCTACAGTAAACGTGAGGCTAGGAAGAAACAAAAATTGGGATCCCATATAGTGGGCATACTAAGTTACTATCTTACCAAACGGGTATCAggcaaaaccagaagaaaaataaaaaagacaaaaatgttatgacACCTTGGGTGTGTGTTTGGGTGATCAGCTGTCAAGTCAAAACGACCCTAACAGTGTTTTCAtgttaagtgagatattcaaggagtggttttactagttccactgcCCCAGCCAGTTTCCATGGcggagtggggattcgaaccctgtccTCCAGATTCCTAGCCTGTCACTCCAcctattccccacccccaacacTGGGAATCCATAAAGGCCGTTGTATCTGAACACAGGCAGCCATGGACCTCCTTCACCCATGGGCCAGCTCCCTCTTCTAAAGCTGCAAGGGGCCAAAAGGAGAGCCTTCAAAGCAAAAAAGATGCAAATGCACCAGAATCAGGAAACCCCCTCAGTTCAAACCCATGAGgatcccccaccccaaccccccccaGGAACTGGCCACCCACAAACTGGGCTACTGTTGCTTCCCCATATCACTTTCCAGTTTCCATACTGGGCGTTTTATTTATTGGCTTGGTTTCTCTACCACCCCGTCGCTCGGGGTGATTCTGGAGGAACCACACGCCCTAAAAACAACACAATCAACGTGCCATGAAttcattagtttaaattaaataaatgtttctaCTGTTTTATGCCCCCTGGGGCCCTCTTGAggaaaaaaggtgtgtgtgtgcgggggggggggttaccaaCAGTTTATATTATTAAATATTCAATTAAATTAACCATTTACATTAAACTATTTAAATTATTAACTATTAAGCCACCTGGTGAAGACCTCACCCATCCCTTCCATAAATATAACTtggaattaaatatatatatatatttaaatttaaaaaaggggaaGGCCCAGTGGAAGATTGGAGGGGAGGGCTTTCAAGGGTCCCATTTTGCCCCCACACCCacctattttaattatttattcatttatttttgcaggGAACAAGGAAGGGCAGGAAAAGCAGCCACTGCCTTTAAACCCAGCCACCCCCCACCTCCCGTAGAAGAACCTGGATTGCGGTCCTCAGGCGTCCCCTGTGAAGGGGACGACCCCGGCCAGGTGAGGAGATGGGCCAGGAAGGGCCCTGCCCCGTTGCATCTTGGGAAACTCAGAGAGAACCCCCCCCTCCGCTCCCCTCCCCCGCTCACCTGGGCTCGGGCGGCCTCACTCTCACCTTCGACGCGGCTCCCAAATCCCAGGCCTTTAAAACGGAGAGGTCGCCGGGAGGCAGGTGAGGGCCGGAGGGCGGGGCTTCGCACCACCGCCACCAATGATGTCCCCCGTTCTCTTCCTCCGGGTTGGCCCGCCCCCTCTTCTCTCCGCCAATGGCTGCGCAGGAAACGgcggtttcttttcttttttgtttgtttgctttttttcctcctgccgCCTGACGGAGCCGCCGCGAGGAGGTGGCGCGACGGTGGGCTGGTCCCCGGAACACCAGCGCCGAGAGACGGGATTGGACGGAGTCCCTTCGTGACGCGAAGAGGCGGGCGTGGTCTCCCGAGGGAGAGCCAGTCAGGGAGGCAGCTTCTTCTGAAGAGCGGGGAGAGGGGGCGGGGCCAAGGGTGGCGCGAGCTGTTCTGAGGGAAAAGGGATTGAGGGCGAATGTGGGCGAAAggcgcggcggggggggggaggggaggaagcggATTCCTGAGGGAAACGTGATTCCTGCGATATAGCCTCTGTTCGTGATATTGAgggcttttaattattttaatttatttaaatggaCGACGGCTTCTCCAATGGCTTCAAGGGAAAGGGCTTCCTGACGTTCCTCCTGCCGTTACCTTTACGACAACCCTGTGAGGGAGGCCAGCCGTCGCCCACGGGTCGAGTCGGAGCTGTCTGTCTACGGGCTGTAAAAGGCTACATGCATGTCGTTGAATCTTGGGAGTGAAAAATAGGCCAAAAAAGGGAACACttcattgcagaaaaaaaaaatgaagaagcgCAAAGGTGAACActtggtggaaaaaaaatgtggaaaaaggaACACTTCATTGCAAAAAAATGCGAAAAGTGAAAAGTTGTTGCAAAAAATGGTGCTAAAAAGaacactgcattaaaaaaagatttaaaaacactccgttgtaaaaaaaaagtggttcAAAAAAGGAACACCTTGCGACAAGGAGATGATGCAAAAAGTGAATAGTTTGTTGGGGGAAATGGTGTAAATATGAACACTTCATTgccaaagaaatgcaaaaagtgAACATTGGTGCAAAAAAGGAGCACTGAGTTGCAAAATATGTCACAAAAGTGAACACTTCATTACACCTATTTTCCAGGTACTTCAGTTTCATCGTTATCCTTCAGAATACTGGTTTGCTATTGCATGCAAGCCTGACAGATCTTTGTCATCATCTTCTCATTCGTCCCTCTCTTGTATGGAAAGTACTCATGTTTTTTTACCAGAATTCTGAAGTCCAAAGAAGTCTacattccctgccccccccaaaaaatcctaaGGTAATGGTACCACCACAATCACCAGCAAGAAAAGAAAGTATTTGTACAGGTTTGAGCTTGCCCTTTAGCCCACAATTAGCTGTTTTCCGGTTCCCCTAATCTCACCCTGCAGAAAGCATTTGGGATCCTGGTGATGAAGAAGTGAAATGCCTTGCTTGGAGGAAATCACCCCCTATGGCCCTGATTACAACGGCAGCgatctggtggcaatttttgataattaaagtTCCATCACAAGGGAAGGGGATGGAAAGCTTTCATTTGggttaaattaattatttccagcactGGATCagtttactcacatttttatgcAACACACACTGTCATAGCTTTATTCAACAGGCTTTTGCCCAGTGATTGCACAATTAGTTAATATGTTGGACTCATCATTAGACAAATTATTTTATTCTAAAAACCTCTGGGATACTTCATGTGtcaggcatctttcagtctcaagagactatggtaacgtgttctgtatggaggacttggaacagcatctagcgtggctgaggaggccgattcaagagtggcgatccctttccgtgttgttttgacgctgtatgcgaagctggagtgtcctctccagagcacgaagcctgggtaaaataatatggaggataggctgttacccaagcagcaaatcccccctctccaagttgctgaaatagtccaatggaaaggcaagagccaatactgTACAATTGGTAccagcaacatcacaggagttggcaaaatgacacgaactgcctccgggactccggctctgaattttgcctcgaggttaactcctgaagccttttccatgagtggctatagccacaaggcagtggaggtttgaaatcggagttttccttttcctagatgggctgccttccaaggctgacgagcctgTTGGCTCGTCAGCCTACACTATACCTCATGATAGAGTGATGAATCAGagctcaggaggcctgagttcagatccctgctcagctcatggaaattcactggaggtgtggaagtgtataaccactccttaaatatttctgttACCTTGAAGACCCTATTAGGGttcttacttgatggcacataataagaaCAGTTCTAAGGTTCTGAGATAAGGACACCTAGTACCTGGCATTATCAGAATGGAGAAAGTCGTTTATCAGTGCTTTCAAACTCATCCTGTTTTGAGAACACTACAAGCAAAATGATCTGTTACCATATTGCCATACACAAGTGGGTGATGCAGCTTACCTTGAAGAAATGCCTTGTGGTTTTATTTCTAATAAACCTGTGTCTGGGCAAAGCTGCTTCAGTACCATAACGGCAAAACATTGTGCCTAGCAACATAAGGCAGTGCAAACAACCTTACACGTTTTACAACAAACAGCTTACCAGAAAAATATTGCgatctttctgtttttcttgaaaGAAACTGCAGTTGACTTGATCTTCTAATTCCTAATTTGCTTACAGATAAGCTGGTCTTTGAATTCTTGAAGAAGTAATTAGGAGACCTGTCCCTACAGTGCTCATGGAAACCTTCACAACATTTCTCAAGGTATGACATGCATTTATTCTGTTTTCCCATCCCTGTCAACTCCCTCCCCATTGCTAAGTTCTTCTAGTGACAATTAGTTCTATTCATTTTGATGGCACATGTGCCGGAGTTTCTAAATAAGGAGGTGTTTCAGTCTGTCTCAAcctgttggcaaaattaaagggaaagCTATTTTAATTGAGGAAAAAATATTGGTATTGCTGTAAactaaatacatttatttcagtgtgagtttctgtggatcaaaatccacttctgcaATCTTAAAAGACCACAAAAGCTTtcactgaaacaaatttgttagtcattaaagtgtcacaatattttgtCATAGTTcttttcttgccccccccccacccttaagTTTATGCTTCCAGTATCTAACTTCTAATTTGCTACCACAGCAAATTTAGTTTGGCTTCTCAATGCTTTCCTGGAAATGAAGACTCTCTGTCACCTGCCATTTAAGCCTTGCCTTCCCACTGTGGCATTCAAACTCcatattaattgccatcaataacaataaaataattgcCTGCAATCACTCCCCAGGAGTAGTGTGAGCTTCACTGCCACTTGCTACACTGAATGAGTTTCTCTGTCTTGCCACTTTCTGATGTATCTTTGGCACCATTTCTCTTTTAGATTCATCTTGCTATTAAAGCACATCATTTAGCCAGGGCTGTGTCCTTCATGTTCTTAATTACTTGAAATTAAGACTGACGAAATGCTGTGATAGTCAGGTACAATGCAGAGTCCTACCTTCATCGATGTATATCATACAAGATGAAGTCAGTTCCCCCTCCTTTGTCAAGGTAATCTCTAAAAGCAAGCATCTCAGCATGTACATCACTGAGGACCTACACTAAATCACAACACACTCTTCCTTGTTAGAAACCAAATCCATTACGACGCATGCCAAATTTCTCATGCACAACAGGGTATAATTTATAAATCATACGCCATGAGTATTTACTCTTCTTGTCAATTCTTTTTCCTACTGCCGAAGCAAACCATTTGCCCCCTTTAAACAGAAGGCATTGGAGCAGCATTTAAGGTTTtcttatgaaaaagaaaaaacaactacaCACAGCTATGAAGCAAGGCAGACTCTGACCAGCTGGACAGGCTGATGTGGGAAGACTGGACATCTGTTACAACACACAGTCAGCAGGGAGCCTCTTATTCCGTAGGggttttgcttttggttttgttgttgttgattgttTGGTTTTGTATACAATCACCCAGATTAATGGATTTTCACTAAGAAGGGTGGTACAAATatgcattaaacaaacaaacatggggtgggcaaagtgccaTCCATTATAGCAGAAcattttttcaacaaaaatatgTATGTCTAGTCCTGGAGGTGCCTACAAGAAGCGGTTTTTGCATTGGGGGAAATCACAGCTGATTCGGAGAAGACCCCAAGCTCACAAAAATTAAAACTGGAAGCAGATTGGGGACTTTTGGTTTTGAgtatttatcattttttaaaaatttgtcacCATTTCCTGTTGATTTTGTAGACTAAAATAAACATGacttaaaacatttgaaacacACTCAGATGGCCTAGTGAAGCTTTGCTtcaaaaaagaacaataaaaatagttTCACCAGTTTTTAGGTTTGGTGCTATATAGCATAATCCTTAGCAAGTTAATTTTGAAGCTTGTGATCCAGGTTGCTTTACAGAGTGCTCCTCAGTCTTTTGATCCTTATTGTAAAAAGGAAAGCTCACAACATAACTACCATAAACTCAATGTGGTTATGTTCCAAAATAAACCCTATAAACATCTTTGTTTATGGGATGAGGTTAGAACAGAGATGCTTAATGGTCTCAAGGTGGTATTCTTACACAGAGAAGGCTTGTCACCACACATTGAGTATATACTGGAGAAAACAGTAAAAAAGCTTCCCAACTGTATcctggaaagtacagtggtgccttgcaagatgatgttaattcgttccgcgaaaatcactgtcttgcaaaaacatcatcttgcgaaacgcggttccccattggaatgcattgaaatctacttaatgcgttccaatggaaaaatcatcatcttgcgaaaattgtccatagaaaacattgtctttagaagcgcaacagcgatcgcaaaaactaatcgtccTGCAGATTAATCGtcttgccaggcaccactgtatatcttcttCTAGCTGTTCTCAGCAAATTCACAGAGTTCCCTTCATACTTTATTTCAAAGCTTGTGAACCAGCTGCTTCGCATCAAAGTGAAtggcttggctttttttttttttttgtacacaaATAGCTATAGCATTAGACACGTAGCAGCTACTgattctggtttcttttttctttagaaatataatGGTGGTAGGCAGATATGTCTTTCTATCTCTACTCTCCCAGGTTGCTGAGTTTGCCACTAAACAACTTATTGACATATTTCTCCTGGAGTGTGCAATAGGAAAGATGACCTCGCAGGGTTTGAACTTTTCTGAGGCGGCACATTCAAGCATGGTTTTACAAAGTGAGTATTTAATGGCTGTGAAGGTGTGGTAGGGAGAGGCGGAGTGGGGCAATGGAAGCCTGTATCTTTGGGAAAACTATATCTGATGCTTAGGGGGTCTGAGAACGCTCATGCAAACACTTAAGTGTTGGTGGATAATGTGAGCTTTGATGACATTTCTGAGGAGCTTTATGGAGGCATGAATGTTCCTTCCATGAGCAGAATAGGAAACATACCTCACATAACAGTAAGAGAGACTTCAAGTAGCTTAATAGCTATACGATTGAATACATTTGTCACCAACTGGCTTTAACTTTGCTGTTGCCACTAATCACCATATATCTTAGCAAAAGCAGAATCGTATGATGAGTatttgcccccccttttttgcatgtGCCAGATGTTCAAACAGGACAGGGAGTAAGCCTCCACTTTCTGGCTCTGAATttggaaagagaggagggggaaaagttGCTACTATCATTTTTCCTAAAATGAAATGTGAAGAGAATTGGAGTGTTCTTACGTAAAACGTTCTCTGAAATTATTTAGGGGAGCGAAAGTCATTTCAGTAAGGTCAAGAGAAATTCTCAAGGCATTCCTATGTTTTAGATCAAGTAACATTGGGTTCTCAGTGAGAGGCAAGATCCAATGAGAGCTTTGCTCCCTTTTGAATGGTGGGCATGACCAGATGGGATGATGGCAGTTCCAGTTGGAGTCACAGTAGAAGGAAAGGGTAAACGTTCCTTTTGCTATAGTTCTGATCTGCCTCATTGATCACCTTATGTGTCAGCCAttattaaagtaaataaattaataaagcatGTAGAGCAAACAACACAGTAGCCCTCAATTCTTCCTGggtcccttcttcttttttcaaggtttGATATTCGATATTCTGCTCACCCAattctttagccttgagaaggaACAGCAAGTTACCTCTGTAAACATTCCCATGGGAGAGTTCCATCTGAAAACTTTTACAGAGGTGGTAAGCAGAGAAATGTTTTTATGACGTGGATACAGACCTGACTGCCTTGTGTCTTCTCTCTTCTGCAATATCAAAAAAAGTTACACTCATACTTTTCTCTATGCTAGGGCAGAGACAGACTTATTTTGGAGAAGGGCGGACACATGAATAAGAAGTTACCTGGCAGGACCATGTTGCAATTATGGGCCATTGATCTTAAACTCATCAGAATCCATAACTCCTTCTGATGCAATAATACACGCCTGTgaattattctgttttctttcacaCTTTGCTTCAATAAGTAATTTGACCTACTGTGAAATTATTCTTCTAGCCTTAGGAATTTTCCCTCAACATTGGGTTTCTCTTTATATTGGTTCCTCCACAGTACTATAGACCAAGAAAAGACGATGGTTCTCATTCGTCCTTGAAGTAACCTTTCAAAAGTTCTCTTTGCAACCTCTTCAGACGGAATTTTTAGTTGAGATATTTTGTTCATTTAAGGCTGAAAAAAGgacttgttcccccccccagagGTCCCTGCTGTTTACTTCTGCAGGCTTTCCAGAGCAGGTGGCATGTTGGCATTCAAGGGCTGGATATGATTATGAGAAGGGGGAAGAGTGATGGGAAATTGTTGCATGTGTAATCCAAATCTGCCCGAAGATGGCAGCAGAGTaagcatttttcagatttgcttcCCACTGCCTGGCATATTTAGAAACAGAAAATAGCACATGAATGATTGGCAGGAGACATAGCTTTCAATGTAATCTAATGGGGTATTGTTATGTTTTGGTTTAGTCAGTTAGCTGTCACCGCTTTTTGTTATGCAGATGAGAACGTACTTCATGCTGTAttatatttctttccattttaaaaaaaccaccaaatgTTAAGTGATTTAACTATGTTTGGTAAAAGGCCTCAACTTAAAGAAATACTAAGTTCTTCCCTCAGTTCTCCTTTTTCATCTAAATTTTGGGAGGACTCTTTTATGTGTCTTTCAGACATTAGATGTAATCCTGACGGAACTGAATAAAGTGGTAGAAGAGAACATGGAAGATCTGTTGATATATGAAAGAGCAACTGAGGAAGAAAGGGTATGTGTGCATGCAGCTGGTTTCCATAGAGGCATTTTGAGCGACATACTTTCATTAGTGTTCAGAATGTTATTAACGTGATAAGTATCCACATAGATAAAACCATAGGTCCATCTTGTTCAGCATCAGCCAATTTCCCCATGGAGGTTAGCCAAGTACAGATAGAGGCTCTTGGCCAAGGTGGAGATGCTGACAGCAGCAAGCAAAGTGTTAGAGAAAGTAGTTGTGGGCCAAAAGCACGTTGCTTGATGCTCCCCAAGCTAGCCTGCTGCCTTATTTGTTTTCACTGAAGATATAACACCCTCTGAAGATAATATTTCATATCTGGTCACCAACCACAGGTGCTGGCTTGACGGCtggataaaaggtaaaggtaaaggttccccttgacaatttttgtccagtcgtgttcgactcaagggagcagtgctcatccccgtttccaagccgtagagccagcgttttgtccgaagacaatcttccgtggtcacatggccagtgcgacttagacacggaacgctgttaccttcccactgaggtggtccctatttatctactcgcatttgcatgctttcgaaccgctaggttggcgggagctgggacaagtaacgggcgctcactccgtcacttggattacgactgcttggtcttctgaccctgcagcacaggcttctgatgGCTGGATAGTTGgatagatatctggctgtggagccagagaccgagagttcaattccccactgtgcctcccagaacaACTGgtctgcgtggccttgggcaagctgcagaaccCCAGGATACCCACAATGAATTATCCTCTGTTCCCACAGAAAAGGTTTAACTTTACACAGCTGATGGACTTGAGTTAAAGTCTGACTCATTATCTCTCTGATATGCTTCATTTACAGAAACTGAAGTATGTTAACAGAAGCTCCTAGAAACTGAAAAGGGAATGGTTAATACTGTATAAGGTAATGATCCTTCAGAATGGAATTGTTAATGAAGTGGCTCCCCAGGTTTATCTGTATTGTATTTTTTGAATGTGATGGACTTAATTCATTATATATCTTTCCTGTACTTATTGATGTAAACCTGCACTTAAATTTGTACTATATTATAATGCAATATTTGAAAGAATAGAGCGCAAAAGAGCTACTGATTAATGTATTGTTTTCGCGATGTCTATGCTTCTTCTGTGGATACttacatatttgtgtgtgtgatggatattattttatgtttatttcaaTTCCCCCTGTGATTCAAGAACAAACAGGATACAAAATGTTTGAACATGACATTTTAATTaagaataaacatgtttaaattaTTTGGCTGCACGTATAATAGAGAGGGATAGACGGCTCATCAAAATTGGATAAAGGCCATGATGACAGAGATGAGGTGGTGAGAAGACAGCCAAGCTATGCAGAGCTCCCTTGCTGAGCTGCTTATTGAGTTCAGGGCTACCAAGTGAGCACAACAAACCCCGAAAGTAGTTCACACTGAAACATATGCTCTAGCTATACTAGAAGCCTATAATCAGTCCCAAACTTCATGGCTTCTTCATAAAGAAATTTGGAGATGGCTAATGGGTGAGATGTTGGCTGTTATTTCCTACAGATCCTCAGGCACATTCCTTTTTCAGGACTACTACTACCAGGATTTCCCAGGAAGAAGAATATATACATTAAACCAATGTCAGTCTATAGTCTGGATAGTCCATAGGACATCAAAGCTTTATGGCATGCAGCACCTGAGGCAGTTCTTTTGATGGGCATACAGTATTTCTGAATATACTAGACTGTGTTTCTCCAAGCCCCTCAACTGGAGCAGAGTCAAAGTGAATTTGCTTATTTTGCTGATCCCTTTAGCTCAGGGCAGGGGAGAGTGGAGGAATCAAAGTATCAGTTGGTCATTCTGTGAAGAAATTGGCCATTGGCACGGCCATCaagtaagaaaacaaacaaggtGCAAGAGCCACAATCAaaaggatgggggtgggtggggaaaaactTCAGAGAAGTTAATGCAGAAGGATCAGTTCTTACACTTTAGGACACCTGATCCATGATTACTAAGTGCACCTCatccttttacttttttttccttcctagaaCAAGTTATTAAGCAGGCAAGATTGTTTTCCTCCTTAAGCATCAAGAGCAAATGGAGACTCTGCTAAAACATTAAGACCAAGGAGCATACCCAAAGGGGAAGAAACTTAATTGACTATTTGCTATCTATCCTACTGGTGATATCCCTGATGGTTTAGGAGAGTCTGGTGCCCTGTTAAATTTTTTGCAGCTTTATTAAGACCATTTAACACAGGCTGACAACTCCAGCGCAGCAACAGACATAATTGTTGTCGTCGACGGCGATGATCGACACGTGCAGGTTTGCATGTGTTTATACTATGGGGGTTCAGAAGGACTGGAAGAAATGACTGTACTTAAAAGAGAAGCCATGAATTAATTATGAGGTTGGGTTTGACTTATAGAGAAGACgccataataataatagctgGATGCAAATAAGTGGGAGGTGCCTGGCTTGAAGCCCGTCTGAAGAGCTGGTTgctagaggaggagaagaaaatatGAATGAACACATGAGTCACATTTTAAGGAAGCAAAATCCACTCTTCTGATATCAGCTACTCAGCTTTGTTACATATTGCCCTAAGCTGCCAGTAAGATATCAGTAGGAAAATAAACGTGTGCCATAGCTgtgatatttaattaattaaggctgcaatcctagaCTTTCTGTCTTGGAAGTACTCTCCtccattcagtgggacttatatcTTAGCAGATAAATAGATATCGCAGTAGATTTTCTTTTTAACTAAAATACTGATTAAAAATTGCAGTTAGCATACACATCTTAAATGAGGCTCCCCCCTCTTCCACCTTTCTCACATAAGTAGGCTGATCCTACACCTATTAGGACAAGTGTGTAAGTTATCCAATTCAGTCTGAACTTCAGCATTCTTCACCCTAACTGGGAAGCCACTGACAGATCACACAACACTGGGAAGATGTCTGATATGGCCACTTAATATGATCATAAGAACATGttgagaaggagaggaggaggtaTACTGGTAAAATATACTGAAGGGagagaacatttaaaaatatttatggaCATTTGCTGATAATGATGGTACTAAGAATGCCTTAATGTTCTTAAGGGAATCCATCACCTCTACAACTCCTTCCATCTTCTTGCAAAGTCCCTGTCACACAGCTGCATAGTGGGCC is part of the Pogona vitticeps strain Pit_001003342236 chromosome 8, PviZW2.1, whole genome shotgun sequence genome and encodes:
- the LOC144584149 gene encoding uncharacterized protein LOC144584149 isoform X1, with amino-acid sequence METFTTFLKVAEFATKQLIDIFLLECAIGKMTSQGLNFSEAAHSSMVLQSLIFDILLTQFFSLEKEQQVTSVNIPMGEFHLKTFTEVTLDVILTELNKVVEENMEDLLIYERATEEERKLKYVNRSS
- the LOC144584149 gene encoding uncharacterized protein LOC144584149 isoform X2, coding for METFTTFLKCAIGKMTSQGLNFSEAAHSSMVLQSLIFDILLTQFFSLEKEQQVTSVNIPMGEFHLKTFTEVTLDVILTELNKVVEENMEDLLIYERATEEERKLKYVNRSS